The sequence TAAGTGGTAGTTTTTAGATTTGTTCCTAATCTTTCAAGTTGCTAGTTAATCCAAATAATCACTGTCTCTTCATCGGTTTCAATTGCTTGTTCTACTCCTATTTTAGCAATTTCATCGTTAAAATCGTTATATTTTTATAATTTACATTAATTTATCACTTCTGACAGAGGAAGAAACACGCTTAAAATTCCTACTGTTTTTAACAGAGAAAAGAATTCTAATTTCTGGTGTAAACCTCATCTTTGAAGAATCTAATTATGCCAACTCAACAACAAGAAAGACCCCCCCAGCATCAAAATCAACAACCTGGATTGCAAACGGAAATGAATCCGGCTCCATTAGTTGTTGACCCCGACTATCAAGGCAGTAATAAACTCAAAGATAAAGCCGCTTTAATTACGGGTGGTGATAGTGGAATTGGGCGGTCTGTTGCCGTTCTCTACGCCAAAGAAGGTGCTGATGTTGCTATTATTTATTTAAACGAAACAGAAGACGCAGAAGAAACAAAAAAACTCGTCGAACAAGAAGGTCGCCGTTGTTTATTAATTCAGGGTGATATTGGGGATGAAGATTTCTGTCGGGAAGCCGTTAAACAAACCGCCGAAGAGTTCGGACACCTAGATATTTTAGTCAATAATGCAGCCGAACAACATCCTCAAGAAAACTTCCAAGATATTAGTGCAGAACAGTTAGAACGTACCTTCCGCACGAATATTTTTTCAATGTTTTATCTTTCCAAAGCTGCCATTAATCACCTGCATCCGGGTAGCGTTATTATCAATACTACCTCGGTTACTGCTTATCAAGGTAATCCCACTTTAGTCGATTATTCCTCAACAAAAGGAGCTATTGTTGCCTTTACTCGCGCCCTTTCTCAAAATTTAGTTGAGAAAAATATTCGGGTGAATGCCGTTGCTCCCGGCCCGATTTGGACTCCTTTAATTCCGGCAACTTTCCCTGAAGATAAAGTCGCCACCTTCGGTCAACAAGTCCCCATGCAACGGGT comes from Planktothrix sp. FACHB-1365 and encodes:
- a CDS encoding SDR family oxidoreductase, which translates into the protein MPTQQQERPPQHQNQQPGLQTEMNPAPLVVDPDYQGSNKLKDKAALITGGDSGIGRSVAVLYAKEGADVAIIYLNETEDAEETKKLVEQEGRRCLLIQGDIGDEDFCREAVKQTAEEFGHLDILVNNAAEQHPQENFQDISAEQLERTFRTNIFSMFYLSKAAINHLHPGSVIINTTSVTAYQGNPTLVDYSSTKGAIVAFTRALSQNLVEKNIRVNAVAPGPIWTPLIPATFPEDKVATFGQQVPMQRVGQPAEVAPCYVFLASKDASYMTGQVLHPNGGEVVNG